The Myxococcus fulvus genome has a window encoding:
- a CDS encoding efflux RND transporter periplasmic adaptor subunit, translated as MWMAAVLAAVISTGCGKGGAQPTLPQQTGPAAMGVKAIAPATELEASVTRVTGQVRSKQEATLSPQASGTIAKMLVKVGDKVKKGQALAVLDTSNILIGVEQARAVKAAAEAGLQLATNNLERTRKVAEGGGIAAAGLDQAEIGQKQAAAQAAQATAALRMAEENLRDMSIVAPFDGVITARLKSLGDSVAMTPPTAVFTLVDTTGLEVRALVPESVVDKVKPGAKTHGTVSPSGMRFEVQVATVGSVVDATNRTVEVLADVVGETTNPLRPGALVDLDFSNVADQTDDKGLFLPTQAVSARGQDGFVWVVQDGTVRKRDVRVERVLPGYVRVLQGLSADERVLADSSLDVKEGTAVRVVQ; from the coding sequence ATGTGGATGGCCGCGGTACTGGCGGCGGTGATTTCGACGGGCTGCGGCAAGGGTGGAGCCCAGCCGACCCTGCCCCAGCAGACGGGCCCGGCGGCGATGGGTGTGAAGGCGATTGCCCCCGCCACGGAGCTGGAGGCCAGCGTGACGCGCGTCACCGGTCAGGTCCGCTCCAAGCAGGAGGCGACGCTCAGCCCGCAGGCCAGCGGCACCATCGCGAAGATGCTGGTGAAGGTGGGCGACAAGGTGAAGAAGGGCCAGGCCCTGGCGGTGCTGGACACCTCCAACATCCTCATCGGCGTGGAGCAGGCGCGCGCGGTGAAGGCGGCCGCGGAGGCCGGGCTGCAGTTGGCGACGAACAACCTGGAGCGCACCCGCAAGGTGGCCGAGGGTGGCGGCATCGCCGCGGCCGGGTTGGATCAGGCGGAGATCGGCCAGAAGCAGGCGGCGGCCCAGGCGGCCCAGGCCACGGCGGCGCTGCGCATGGCGGAGGAGAACCTGCGCGACATGTCCATCGTCGCCCCGTTCGACGGCGTCATCACCGCGCGGCTCAAGAGCCTGGGTGACTCGGTGGCCATGACGCCCCCCACCGCGGTCTTCACCCTGGTGGACACCACGGGCCTGGAGGTCCGCGCGCTCGTGCCTGAGTCCGTGGTGGACAAGGTCAAGCCCGGCGCGAAGACGCACGGCACCGTGAGCCCCAGCGGCATGCGCTTCGAGGTGCAGGTGGCCACGGTGGGCTCGGTAGTGGACGCCACCAACCGCACCGTGGAGGTGCTGGCGGACGTGGTGGGTGAGACGACCAACCCCCTGCGCCCCGGCGCGCTGGTGGATCTGGACTTCTCCAACGTCGCGGACCAGACGGACGACAAGGGCCTGTTCCTGCCGACGCAGGCCGTCTCCGCGCGAGGCCAGGACGGCTTCGTGTGGGTGGTGCAGGACGGCACCGTGCGCAAGCGCGACGTGCGCGTGGAGCGCGTGCTCCCCGGCTACGTGCGCGTCCTCCAGGGGCTCAGCGCGGATGAGCGCGTGCTCGCCGACTCCTCCCTGGACGTGAAGGAGGGCACGGCCGTCCGCGTAGTGCAGTGA